In Herpetosiphon gulosus, a genomic segment contains:
- a CDS encoding YlxR family protein, whose translation MAAQKQSPRPRHVPQRMCVACRRTESKRQLVRLVRLADQSVVVDPSGKQAGRGAYLCAERPCWTNALKRGALERALRVELSAIDQQALQTIADQFPDAEPAVEAAMN comes from the coding sequence ATGGCTGCTCAAAAGCAGTCGCCGCGCCCACGCCATGTGCCACAGCGCATGTGTGTTGCTTGTCGGCGTACCGAGAGTAAACGTCAGTTGGTACGTCTTGTGCGCTTGGCCGACCAAAGTGTTGTGGTCGATCCAAGCGGCAAGCAAGCGGGCCGTGGTGCATATCTCTGTGCTGAACGCCCATGTTGGACGAATGCGCTGAAACGCGGGGCTTTAGAACGAGCCTTGCGCGTTGAATTGAGCGCGATTGATCAGCAGGCACTCCAAACGATTGCTGATCAATTTCCCGATGCTGAACCAGCGGTGGAGGCTGCGATGAACTAA
- the infB gene encoding translation initiation factor IF-2 — MARPVAPARPRGPVELGPVMTVRELSEALSVGAADIIKEMLKQGILANINQQLDYETAAVIAAEFDIETSEHVPERMAGLVDDIGDALRAETAENLKTRPPVVTIMGHVDHGKTKLLDAVRSTRVAEGEAGGITQHIGAYQVEIHGRKISFLDTPGHEAFTAMRARGATVTDIVILVVAADDGVMPQTAEAIAHVKAAGVPMIVAINKIDVPGANPDRVRQQLAGEGVTTESWGGDVPDVEISAKHKKNIDGLLDMVLLVADLQELKANPDKPAIGTIVEAELDKGRGPVATVLIQNGTLRQDDIVVVGATHGKIRAMFTDIGRRIRTAEPATPVSIIGLSEVPQAGDILQVLDDPRIAREVATVRQRQRQMEHMANQLGKATTLDEVYKQIQAGKIKDLNIILKADVQGSIGAIEHSLAQLNEKQSEIQIKILHRGTGTISESDVSLAVASHAIIIGFNARPDAAARRSAEANGIDIRFYNIIYQLIEDLNKAMIGMLDPEIKEVTDGFAEVRNTFRLPSREVVAGLMMIDGKVTRNSLVRVLRSGVVLHDGRIGSLRRFKDDVREVLSGYECGIQIDGFNDIETGDTMEFYRKEKIIRTS; from the coding sequence ATGGCTCGCCCAGTTGCCCCTGCTCGCCCACGTGGCCCAGTTGAGCTTGGGCCGGTGATGACGGTGCGTGAGTTATCCGAAGCACTGAGCGTTGGCGCAGCCGACATTATTAAAGAAATGCTCAAGCAAGGCATTTTGGCGAATATTAATCAGCAGCTTGATTATGAAACTGCCGCTGTAATTGCCGCCGAGTTTGATATCGAAACCAGCGAGCATGTGCCTGAACGGATGGCTGGCTTGGTTGATGATATTGGCGATGCGCTGCGAGCTGAAACTGCCGAAAATCTCAAAACCCGCCCACCAGTCGTCACGATCATGGGTCACGTTGACCACGGTAAGACCAAATTGCTCGATGCTGTGCGCTCAACCCGCGTGGCTGAAGGCGAAGCTGGCGGGATTACCCAGCACATCGGTGCCTATCAGGTTGAAATCCATGGCCGCAAAATTTCGTTCTTGGATACCCCTGGTCACGAAGCGTTTACCGCAATGCGGGCGCGAGGAGCCACGGTTACCGATATTGTTATTTTGGTGGTAGCTGCCGACGACGGTGTGATGCCGCAAACGGCTGAGGCGATTGCCCACGTCAAAGCGGCTGGTGTGCCAATGATCGTCGCCATCAACAAAATCGATGTGCCTGGAGCCAACCCCGACCGCGTGCGCCAACAACTTGCTGGCGAAGGTGTAACTACCGAATCGTGGGGCGGCGATGTGCCCGATGTCGAAATTTCGGCCAAGCACAAGAAAAATATCGATGGGTTGCTGGATATGGTGTTGTTGGTGGCCGATTTGCAAGAATTGAAGGCCAACCCCGATAAACCAGCGATCGGTACAATCGTTGAAGCTGAGCTTGACAAGGGTCGTGGTCCTGTCGCAACCGTGCTGATTCAAAACGGCACGTTGCGCCAAGATGATATTGTGGTGGTCGGCGCAACTCACGGCAAGATTCGCGCAATGTTTACCGACATTGGCCGCCGGATTCGTACCGCTGAGCCAGCCACGCCAGTCTCGATCATCGGGCTTTCGGAAGTGCCACAAGCTGGCGATATTTTGCAAGTGCTTGATGACCCACGGATTGCCCGTGAAGTCGCGACAGTACGCCAACGCCAACGCCAGATGGAGCATATGGCTAATCAGCTTGGCAAAGCTACCACGCTTGATGAAGTTTACAAACAAATTCAAGCGGGCAAAATCAAAGATCTCAATATTATTCTCAAAGCCGACGTGCAAGGCTCAATTGGCGCAATTGAACACTCATTGGCGCAGTTGAACGAGAAACAAAGCGAGATTCAAATCAAGATTTTGCACCGTGGTACGGGCACAATCAGCGAATCAGACGTGAGCTTGGCGGTGGCTTCGCATGCAATTATCATTGGCTTTAATGCACGGCCCGATGCTGCTGCACGCCGCAGCGCTGAAGCCAACGGGATTGATATTCGCTTCTACAACATCATTTACCAATTGATCGAAGACCTCAACAAGGCCATGATCGGGATGCTCGATCCTGAGATCAAGGAAGTAACCGATGGCTTTGCCGAAGTGCGCAATACCTTCCGCTTGCCCTCACGCGAAGTTGTGGCTGGCTTGATGATGATCGACGGTAAAGTTACCCGTAACTCATTGGTACGGGTCTTGCGCTCAGGGGTCGTGTTGCACGATGGTCGGATTGGCTCGCTACGCCGTTTCAAAGACGATGTGCGCGAAGTGCTTTCAGGCTATGAATGTGGGATTCAGATCGATGGCTTCAACGACATCGAAACTGGCGATACCATGGAATTCTATCGCAAGGAAAAGATTATTCGCACCTCGTAA